The window GCGCGGCGTATGCTCCCGGCAGCCTGTGAAGGTGCCCGCGTGGCGCGCGCCCAGCGCCGCCGCCGTCTCCCGCACCACGGCGGCGTTTTCCGCAAGCGAGCGGGACGCGGCTATCATTACGCGCCGCGCACCCAGCCTCTCCGCCTCCTCCGCCACGGCCTCGGCGGCGGGCCTGCCGAAGATCACCCGGTCCTGCGGCAAATAGGTGTAGTGCCCGGCCCGCACCTCGCCGTTCCCCGCCATCGCCTGCACCCTCCCCATCCGGTTTGCGTCCGTTTGCGGGAAAGCGTCCGGCGGCCGTCCCGGCCTGTCAAGCGCACCCCGCTCTGCCGGGCTGCAGGGTGGACAAACCCGTGCCGCGTGGCTAGGTCGGGTGGGCAAGCTTCTTGCGCCCGCGCAAGCCGCGTCCCAGCCAAAGGCGGGCACCGACCGCGCCCTCTCATCCATTGCGTGCGTGCCTGCCTCGCCGGTTTCGGATCGCTCCGGACACCCGGACCGCTTCCCGCGGGCCAGGAAGAGCCATTCATGCGAGAGACTGGGAGGAAGACCCATGCAACATGTCGAGGATCTGTACCCGACCCGCAAGGACGGCCGGGAACACATCATCGACCGCCGCGACCCCGTCATCTGGGGCGAACCCGAAGCGGACCTGCCCAGTGGGCTGCCGGAGGACCGGCTGAAGCAATTCGCGCGCGACGGCTACCTCGTGGTGCCGGACGTCTTTTCACAAGACGAGGTGGCGCTGATGCAGGCCGAGCTTGACCGCCTCGCCGCCGACCGGGACGTACGCGCCCGCGAGGAAGCGGTGCTCGAGCCCGACAGCGAGATCGTGCGCTCGCTCTTCGCCCCGCACCGGTTCAGCCCACTCTTCGACCGCGTGGCGCGGGACCGGCGGCTCACCGACCCGATCCGGCAGATGCTGGCGGACGATCTGTACCTCCACCACGCGCGGGTGAACGTGAAGCCCGCCTTCGACGGGCGCAGCTTCGCCTGGCATTCGGATTTCGAGACCTGGCACGCCGAGGACGGCTTGCCCCGGATGCGCGCGGTCACCGGCTGGATCATGCTGACGGAGAACACGCCGTCGAACGGTCCGCTGATGCTCATTCCCGGCAGTCACAAGATCTTCGTCGGCTGCCCGGGCGAGACGCCGGACGACCACTACAAGACCTCGCTGCGCCGCCAGAAGCTGGGCGTGCCGCATGCCGACACGCTCAGGGAAATGGCTCGCAAGGGAGGCATCGCGGGCGCTTACGGCAAGCCCGGCACCGTGGTCTTTCACGAATGCAACACGTTGCACGGCTCACCCGACAACATGTCGCCCTGGGACCGGCGCAACCTGATGTTCGTCTACAATGCCTGGTCCAACCGGCCCGTGGGCAAGCCCTTCTCGGCGCGCAAGCCGCGGCCCGCGTTCCTCAGCGAACGTCCGGACGCGCCGCTCGTGCCCGCAGAGGGACCGCTGGCGCAGGCCTGACCCGCACGCCACGCCCCCGCCGCCTGCGGGCGGGGGCGCGGGCGATCTCACTGGAACTGCTTCAGATAGGCGATGACGTCCTCGCGGTCGTCTTCCTTCTTGAGGCCTGCAAAGCCCATCTTGTTCTTCGGAATGAACCCCCGCGGATCGGCGAGGTAGGCGTCGAGGTTATCTTCCGTCCACACGAGGCCTTCCGCCTTCTTCGACTGGAAGGCATCCGAATACTTGAAGCCGTCGACCGACGCGATCTCGGCCCCGACGATTCCGTTAAGCTCCGGCCCCACCCGGTTCTTCGCATTTTCGCCGACCATGTGGCAGGCCTTGCACTTGTTGAACACCTTCTCGCCCTTGGCGGCATCGCCGTCGGCAAGCGCCGGCCCGGCAACGAGCGCGGCGAGCGCGGCGGCAAGTATCGTCCTGCTGACGGTCATGGGTGTACTCCTTTCCTCACGTGCGCGGCCCGACGCCGGCCAGGCCGGCTTGCCGCGCTTGGGGTAACACACTCCTCCAGGCCCCGGTTCGCAAGGCCTAGCAATCAACACTGGCTGGGACATCTTGCCACCCCGCCCCGGGGCCGAGGCATCCTAGCGGTCGACGATGTGATGCTTCCCGACGGGCGTGATCGCGCTCGCCTGGGGCCCGGCGACGCCCTCCTTCTCGGCGACGACGATGCGCACCTCGTCGCCGACCGACAGCTTGTCGAAGCTGCCGTCCGTGACCGCGTTGCGATGGAAATAGACCTCCGGCCCGCCGGCCATCGCGACGAATCCGTGATCGTCGAACAGGCTTGCGACGCGGCCATGATCGGGGACGTCGTGCGCCTTCACGTCGCCGCGCATCTTGCGGGCGTGGGCCTTCAACGCGCGCTCGGCCGCCTCGAAACTGTCGCGGAGGGCGACATAGACGTCCTCGTGCGCGTGGTTCTGCGGCCCCGTTCCCCCGACGACGATCTCGTTGCCGGGCACGCCCAGGTCGACCATGACGCGGAACAGGCCACCCTTTCGGTGATGCTTGTCGGGCGCTTCCACGGTCACGCGGCAACTCGTGATGCGGTCGTAGAAACGCTCCAGCCGCGCGGCCTTCTCCCGGATGCGAGCCTCGACCGCCGGTGAGGGATCGGTGTTCTTGAAGGTGATCTGAAGCGGCGTTTCCATGCTTCTCGCTCCCTTTGCCTGCTCGGTTTTGCCGCACCAGAGCACGAAGCCGCCGCCGCCTTCGTTGCGGCAGATCAAGAACGCATCGCGCGATTGACATGCGTCAACGCCCGCGCTGGCCGGCCGCGCCAGCATGATGTGCCTGCCCGCACGAACGGCACACGAAACGGACAACAGCCGCGTGCGGAAGCGGAGGGAGGGATGCCGCCGATGCCGTGGGAGCCGATTGACAAGCGGCCGGATGCCGATGCCGTCGCGCCCAATCTGGACGACTACGACCGCGTGCGCGCGTCGTTCGAGTGGGAGGATGCGCGCGCCGCGCTGGGTCTCGCCCCTGGCGGGCCGGTCAACATCGCACATGCTGCCGTCGACCGGCATGTGAACGCGGGACGGGGCGACCGTCTCGCGCTCCGCTGGCTCGGCCGCGCCGGCGAGGTCCGCGACTTCACCTATGCCGATCTTGCCCGCGAATCCGCCCGCTTCGCGCGGCTCCTGACGGACCTGGGCGTACGCCGCGGCGACGTCGTCTTTTCACTGCTGGGCCGGGTGCCGGAGCTTTATCTCGCGGTGCTCGGCACGCTGAAGATGGGCGCGGTCTACTCCCCCCTCTTCTCCGCCTTCGGGCCGGAGCCCGTCCGCTCCCGCATGGAGATCGGGGGCGCGCGCGTCCTCGTCACCACCCGCACCTTCTACGAGCGCAAGGTGGCCCCCTGGCGCGATGCGCTGCCGGGCCTGGAACACGTCCTGCTGACCGACGCGGAGGGCGACCCGCCGCCCGGCACGCGCGACCTGCACGCCCTGCTCGCCGACACGCCTGCCGACGTCGAGACCGCGGAGACGGGGGCGGAAGATCTTGCACTGCTGCACTTCACCAGCGGCACGACCGGCAAGCCCAAGGGCGCCATGCACGTGCACGAGGCGGTCGTCGCGCACCATGCGACGGGGCGGTTCGCGCTCGACCTGCACGAGGGCGACATCTTCTGGTGCACCGCCGATCCCGGATGGGTCACCGGCACCTCCTACGGCATCGTCTCGCCGCTGACCGTGGGCTGCACCATGATCGTCGACCAGGCGGAGTTCGATGCCGAACGCTGGTACGCCACGCTGCAGGACCAGAAGGTCACCGTCTGGTACACCGCACCGACCGCGATCCGCATGCTGATGAAGATCGGTGGCGAGTTGCCTGCGCGCTTCGACCTTTCCCGCCTGCGGTTCCTTGCCAGCGTGGGAGAACCCTTGAACCCGGAAGCCGTGGTCTGGAGCAATCGTGTCTTCGGCCGGCCCTTCCACGACAATTGGTGGCAGACGGAGACGGGCGGCATCATGATCGCCAACTACGCCTCCGCGACCGTGAAGCCGGGCTCGATGGGCCGTCCGCTTCCGGGCATCGAGGCCGCCGTCGTGGAGCGCCGCGACGACGGGACGGTTGCCCTGCTCGACACGCCGATGGCGGTCGGCGAACTGGCCCTGAAGCGCGGCTGGCCCTCCATGTTCCGCGGCTATCTGAACCAGCAGGCGCGCTACGAGAAGGCCTTCGCGGGCATTTGGTACCTGACCGAGGATCTCGTCCAGCGCGACGGGGACGGCTATTTCTGGTTCGTCGGACGCGCCGACGACATGATCAAGTCCGCCGGCCACCTGATCGGGCCGTTCGAGGTCGAAAGCGCCCTCATGGAGCACGAGGCGGTCGCGGAAGCAGGCGTCATCGGCGTGCCCGACGAACGCATGGGCGAGGCGGTGAAGGCGTTCGTGGCGCTGAAGCCCGGGTTCGAGGACACCGAAACGCTGCGCCGCGACCTGCTGGCACATGCGCGCAAGCGTCTCGGCCCCGCGGTCGCCCCGCGCGAGATCGCGGTGCGCCCCGGCCTGCCCAAGACCCGCAGCGGCAAGATCATGCGCCGCCTTCTCAAGGCCCGCGAACTGGGCCTGCCCGAGGGCGACACGTCCACGCTTGAGGAGAACGGCCGATGACCGGCGCAGGCACGAAGGTCCATCTCACGCGCGAGCACGGGCTCGCCCTCCTCGCACAAATGCTGCGCATCCGCCGGTTCGAGGAACGCTGCGCGGAGCTTTACACGCAGGAGAAGATCCGCGGCTTCCTGCACCTCTACATCGGTGAGGAAGCGGTCGCGACCGGCGTGATGGAGACGCTCACGCCCGAGGACCGCATCGTCGCCACCTATCGGGAGCACGGGCACGCGCTGGCGCGCGGCATCTCCATGAACGCCGTCATGGCGGAGATGTACGGCAAGGCCGCGGGCTGCAGCCGGGGGCGCGGCGGCTCCATGCACCTGTTCGACCGGGAGACGAACTTCTACGGCGGCAACGCCATCGTCGGCGGCGGTCTGCCGATGGCCGTGGGCCTCGCGCTCGCCGACCGGATGCAGGACCGCGCGGCGCTCACCTGCTGCTTCTTCGGGGAGGGCGCGGCGGCGGAAGGCGAGTTCCACGAGAGCATGAACCTCGCCGCGCTCTGGAAATTGCCGGTCCTCTTCGTCTGCGAGAACAATCTCTACGCCATGGGCACGCGCCTCGACCTCAGCGAGGCGGAGACCGACATCGCCGCCAAGGCGCGCGGCTACGCCATGCCGGCGGAGGCCGTCGACGGCATGGACGTGGTCGCGGTGGAAGCGGCCGCGCGCCGTCTCGGCACGGAAATACGCGAGGGCGGCGGCCCGCGCTTCCTCGAATGCCGCACCTACCGGTTCCGCGCGCACTCCATGTTCGACCCGCAGCTTTACCGCACGAAGGAGGAGGTCGAGGCCTGGACCGAACGCGATCCCATCGCGCGCCTGCGCGCCTGGCTGGAGGAGGTCCGCTACCTGCACGCGGGCGACCTCGACCGGATCGAGGCGGAGACCGCGGACGAGGTGGAGGCCGCCGTCGCTTTTGCCGAGGCCGCCGAGTGGGAACCCGTCGAGGACCTGATGACCGACGTCGGCGCGGAGGCACGCACATGAGCGTCACCACCTACCGCGAGGCCGTGCGCGCCGCCATCCGGGAGGCCATGCAGAAGGACGAGCGCGTCTTCCTCATGGGCGAGGACGTGGGCCACTATGGCGGCTGCTACGCCGTCAGCAAGGGCCTGCTGGAGGAGTTCGGGCCCGAGCGCATCCGCGACACGCCGCTGTCGGAATCGGCCTTTACCGGTGCCGGCATCGCCGCCGCGATGGCGGGGATGCGGCCCATCGTCGAGGTGATGACGGTCAACTTCTCGCTGCTCGCACTCGACCAGATCATGAATACGGCCGCCACGATCCGCCACATGTCAGGCGGGCAGTTCCGTTGCCCCGTGGTGATCCGCATGGCGACGGGCGCGGGCCGCCAACTCGCCGCCCAGCACTCCCACAGTCTCGAAGGCTGGTATGCCCACATCCCCGGCATCCGGGTGCTCGCGCCCGCGACACTGGAAGATGCACGCGGGATGCTGTGGACCGCTCTCGATGACCCCGACCCGGTGCTGATCTTCGAGAACGCGCTCCTTTACAACATGGAGGGCGAACTGGCCGACGACGCGGGCGCGGTGGACATCGACCGGGCCGCGATCCGGAGGGAGGGACACGATATCACGCTCCTCACCTATGGCGGGTCCCTGGGCAAGACGCTCGCCGCCGCGGAACAGCTTGAGGGCGACGGCATCTCGGCGGAGGTGATCGACCTGCGCACGCTCCGCCCCCTGGACGAGGGCACGATCCTCGCGTCGGTCGCCCGCACGCGCCGCGCGATCGTCGTCGACGAGGGCTGGCGGACGGGAAGCCTCGCCGCCGAGGTCTCGGCCCGCATCATGGAAGGCGCGTTCTGGGAGCTGGATGCGCCCGTCGGCCGGGTCTGCAGCGCCGAGGTTCCCATCCCCTACGCCCAGCACCTGGAGGCTGCGGCGATCCCGCAGGTCCCCGGCATCGTGGCCGCCGCGCGCGCGGCGATGGGGCGGTGATGGCCGAGTTCCGGATGCCCTCGCTCGGCGCCGACATGGAGGCCGGCACGCTTGTCGAATGGCTGAAGAAGCCCGGCGAGAAGGTCGCGCGCGGCGACGTGATCGCGGTCGTCGAGACGCAGAAGGGCGCGATCGAGGTCGAGTGCTTCGAGACCGGCACGCTGGCCGAATACCTCGTCGAGCCCGGCGCCAAGGTGCCCGTCGGCACGCCGCTCGCCCGCATCGAGACGGAGAGCGAAAGGCACGAAGAACCCCGCCCCGCGACCCCGAAGCCCGAGGCAGCCGAACCGGCGCAAGCGCCCAAGCCTGCGGCCCCGAAGCCAGAACCCGAACCCCAAGTCCCACCGCCATCGCCCACCCCCGAGAGAGCCCGCCGCCGCGTCTCGCCCGCCGCACGCAAGATCGCGCGCGAGCGCGGCATCGACCTCTCAGGCATCGAGGGCAGCGGACCGGGCGGCGCCGTCGTCTCCGCCGACCTTCCCGAGGCCGCCGCGAGGCCCGCAGCATCCGCGCCCCGCGGACGCCTCGACCTCGGCGAGATGCGCAAGGCCATTGCCGCAGCCATGGCGCGCTCGAAACGGGAAATACCGCACTATTACCTCGCCCACGACATCGACCTGACCGCCGCGGAGACCTGGCTTGCCCGGACGAACGGCGCCCGCACGCCGGAAGACCGCCTGCTGATGGGCGTGCTGCTCGTCAAGGCCGTGGCCCGCGCGCTCGCCCGCTTTCCGGAGTTCAACGGGACGTGGGAGGACGCCGCGTTCCGCCCCGGCGAGGGCATCCACGTCGGCGTGGCCATCGCCATTCGCGGCGGCGGCCTGATCGCGCCCGCGATCCGGGACGCCGACGGCCTCTCCCTCGACGATCTCATGGCGCATCTGCGCGACCTCGTGGCGCGCGTCCGCTCGGGCGCCCTGCGCAGTTCCGAGCTTGGCGGCGCGACCGCGACGGTTTCCAGCCTCGGCGACCGGGGCGTTGGCACGCTCTACGGCGTCATCTACCCGCCGCAGGTCGCGCTGATCGGCTTCGGCCGGCCGTCCCCGCGGCCCTGGGCGGTCGGGGAGGCGCTCGCCGTGCGCACCGTGCTCACCGCCACGCTCGCCGCCGACCACCGGGCGAGCGACGGCCACCGCGGCGCGCTGCTGCTGCGCGAGATCGACACGCTGCTGCAAGACCCGGAGGCCCTGTGACATGACCCGCGACGAGATCCGCACCGCCGTCGTGGAGGAGGTCTCTGCCATCGCGCCCGATGCAGACCTCGCGGCGCTCGACCCCTCCGCCGACATGCGCGAGGCGATCGACCTCGACTCCATGGACGTGCTGAACCTGCTGATCGCGCTGCACAAGCGCCTCGGCATCGACATCCCGGAAGAGGACGCGGGCCAGCTCGTCACGCTCGGCGGTGCCGTCGACTATCTCGCGGCGCGCGCCGGCTGACGGCAGCGGGCTGGCGCCGGGGGGCCGCGATGGGATAAAGCGGGTCCGTCACCCGAACCCTGTAAGGCGGCACATGCGACGATCTCTCCCGCCTCCCCCGCCCTTGCAGGCAGTGCCATGACCGCAAGCCTGCTCGGCGGCCTGTTCCTCGCGGCCTTTGCCGCCGCGACCGTTCTGCCGGCACAGTCCGAAGGGCTGCTGGTCGCGCTACTGCTCGCGGGGCACGAGCCGTGGGTTCTGGTGGCGGTGGCGAGCGTCGGGAACACGCTCGGCTCCAGCGTGAACTGGCTCCTGGGGCGCGGGATCGAGCGGTTCCGCGACCGCCCCTGGTTCCCGGCGAGCGAGGCGGGCCTCGCGCGCGCCCAGCGCTGGTATCATCGCTATGGGAAATGGTCGCTGCTGCTGAGCTGGATGCCCATTGTCGGCGACCCGCTGACCGTGATCGCGGGCTTGATGCGGGAGCGTTTCTCCGTCTTCCTGCTGCTCGTCGCCGTCGCCAAGACCGGCCGCTACCTCGCCCTCGCCGCCGTTACGCTCAGCGTGGTGTGACAAGGAGGTAGAGCAAACCAGAAAGATCGCTCAACACAATTGACTTACACTTGAAGGCAGATAGCATACCATTTTATTATACGACTCATAATTTGAGAGGACATGGACATGGCCGAAAAGAGATACAATATACACTACAAGACAATCAAGCCAGTTGAGTTCTCCAGCAAATCGGCGGCGAAATCCTACCTGGAGTCTGAGCGAGAACTGTGGCGACCACTGCAGGAAGCCGTAGCAGAGAAAAATGAGCTCCGCTCGATTCAAACTCGAAACCACACATCCGCGCTTGAGGGATTTGATCAGGTTTTTGATAGGCTTCTGAAAGCTTGTGAGAACGTGGATGACTTTAACAGAAAAACAGCCACCCTCTACCAAGGAGAAATACTCCCACCCCCATCCTCATCAACAGAAGGAATTTTGATACTAGGCCTCTTAAAAGCCGGAAGGAAAGATGATGCAATTCATGCATTTATATACTTTGTCGCTAGAAATTATACAATAAATTACCAGAACCAAACATTTATCAAAGACGCCTTCGAGAACGGCAAGATACTGCACACTGCTGCCCACGCAGCAGCGGCCCTGGCCCCTGCAACGCCAATGTCGAAGCGGCTGAACGAGGCATTGCGCTCAGCCAAGGCGAATGCCGAGGCGCTCGACGAAGAGGTCGCAACAGCACAGACAATCAACAAGGAACATGCTCAGGCCCTGGAGCGTTTGCGCGACCACTGGAAGCGCCGCGCCAAAAGGATCGAAGCCATTATCGTTCGTCGCGAGCGACAGAGAAGGTCACGGTACGACTCTTGGCTTGCGAACATCGATGACGAGGTTGCCAAACGCTTTGAGCGTGCAGAGAAGCGCCTGGCTGCCCTCGACCGCGCCAACAAAACCAAACAGGAAGAGCGGCAAGCCGAATTTGATCGCCTGCTCGACCTCTTTCACACCCAACTTCGCTCGCGCGCTCCGGCAAAACTCTGGAGCGATCGAGCGGCTGCCCATATCAAGAAAGCAAATCATTCTCGTTGGGTTTTCTTGGGTGGAACGGCGGCTGCAGTCTTAATTGGGATCATGATCCCATACTGCTTCGGCGACTATATAGCACAGAGCTTCTTCACACTTAGCTGCGATCAGGCGACGCCTCCTGTCTGCACGCGGGTCTTTTCAGCAAAAGGACCGCTGACCGTTGCGGGACTTCTGCTTGTCATGTCGCTGGTCATGTGGGCCTTGCGCTTGACCTACAAGATCTATCTGAGCGAACGGCACCTCGCCTTGGATGCGAGCGAGAAGGAGGCGTTCGCGCAAACTTTTCTCGCCATAAAGGAGGGAGCGAACGTCGATGCTCAGAACGAGGCAATCGTTCTGGCGTCACTCTTCCGTCCCACGCAGGATGGAATCATAAAGGATGATGAAGGGGCAATCGACTTCTCGGCGGCTGCGATAATCGCGAGGCAGCTTGGGAAGGGCACTCCTTAACACCGCCCCTCTAGCACACCTTGCAGATCTCGCCGCCGGAGACGCGCACGAGGTCGTCGAAGGTGACGGGGAAGACCGCGTTCGGCGCGCCGGCTGCGGCCCACAGCGGGCCGATCCCCTGCAACGTCCCGTCGATGAAGGTGCGCAAGGGCGCGTCGTGACCGAAGGGCGGCACGCCGCCGATGGCGAAGCCCGCCTCCGCGCGCACGCGCTTGACGTCCGCGCGGGAAAGATCGTGGCCCGTGCGCGCCCGGAACGCCGCCGCGTCCACCTGGTTCGCGCCGGAGACGAGCAGCAGCACCAGCGCGCCCTCCCCCGTCTCGAACACCAGCGACTTGACGATCTGGGAGACCGCGCAGCCGCAGGCCTCCGCCGCTTCCGCCGCCGTGCGGGTGGAGGCGTCGAGGACATGCACCTCCGCCTCGAAGCCCAGCGCGCGGGCGCGTTCGGCGAAGCGTTCGGGTCCTGAACTCATCGGGCGGCTCCTCGCATGGCGCGGTCGGTGCGTCATCCTCGGCGAGCGTGCGCCCATGCGCAACGCGCGCGCGCCGCAAGGCACGCCTGCGCGGGAGAACGGTCATGTCGAACGGGAGGAGATGGCTGGGGCGCCAGGATTCGAACCTGGGATCACGGGACCAAAACCCGATGCCTTACCGCTTGGCTACGCCCCATCTGAAGCGGGCGGGAACATAGCCACCTCCGCGCGCGCGTGCAACGGTCTTGCTGCAAAAATTTATCGCCGCGCGCACCCCATCTCGCCCCTTGGCAAGCCGCACCATGATCGATATAACGCGCGCACCTCGGGCGGCGGAGTGTAGCTCAGCCTGGTAGAGCACTGTCTTCGGGAGGCAGGGGCCGCAGGTTCAAATCCTGCCACTCCGACCATCAACCGCTCGCCCGGGGTTCTTCCCGACACCGGATCGCATGCCGCGCCGCTCAAACCGGCGGCTGCTCCCGCTTGCCCGCCCGAATCGCGAACGCCGCCGCCGCCCAGAAGGCCGTGAGCAGGATCAGCGCCCCGGCGACCAGCGCCGCCAGGACCGCACCATAGGTGCCCGACGCCTGCCACAGATAGGCGACCGCCAGCGGGGCCGCCGCCTTCGCCACCAGCGAGGGGGCGAGCAGCGCGCCGTTGATCGCGCCATAGGCGTCGCGCGTCAGCATCTCCGGCACGGCGAGACCGCGGACGATCGTGAAGACCCCGTTCGCCGCTCCGTAGAGCGCCGCGATCGCCGCCGCCGAGACCAGTCCCGGCTCCAGCACCGCCAGCGCGATCATCGCGCCCGCGAAGACGACGACGGCGACGCAGCCGATCGACCGCACTGTCGCGCGCGGACCGAAGATCCAGATGCCGAAGCGTCCGGCCACCTGCGCCGGACCGATCACCGCCATGACCGTGACCGCGCCCGCTGCGTCCAGCCCGCGCTCCAGCAGCAGCGGATAGAGGTGGAAGGTGAAGGCGGAAAAGGTCGCCGTGTAGGCCACGAAGACCACCGCCAGCGCCCAGAACACGGGCGTGCGCATCGCCCGCGCGACTGCGCGGCGTCCCGCCAGCGGTGCTGCGGCCCCCGCGGCGGGCGGCGGCGCGGGCGCGTCCCTGCCTGCATCGATCATGGACGCATAGAGCCCCGCGCAGATCGCGATATTGACCCCGCCCAGCGCCACCAGCGCGCCGCGCCAGCCCCACCAGCCCATGAGCACCTCGATGAGCGGGATGAAGACCGTGCTCGCGAACCCGCCCCACAGCGTCAGCGCGGTGATTCCCGCCCGCGCGCGCCCCGCCCCCATGCGCCGCGAGATGACCGCGAACGCCGGCTCGTAGAGCACCGCCGCCTGCAGGCAGCCGATCCCTGCGAACACCGCGTAGAAGAGCCAGAGCGTTTCAACCTGCGACCACGCGATCAGCAGCAGCCCCGCCAGCAGCGATCCGCCCGTCATCACCGCGCGCCCATGTCCCCGGTCGATGGCCGCGCCCACCGGATAGGCTGCAAGCCCCGACAGCGCGAGGCCGAGCGTGATCGCGCCATAGAGATCCGGCCGCGACCAGCCCAGCTCGCGCCCCATGCCCTCCGCGATCTGCGGGAAGCTGTAATAGAGACTGCCCCAGGAGCAGATCTGCCCGATCCCCAGCGCGGCGACGAAGCCGCGGGTGCCGGGCGCAAGGCGGGTCACATCTTCCGGAACGCCGATGCCGCGCATGGCCTGTCACTCCTGCTCACGCCAGAGAAGCCGAAGCGTGCGCCGCTTGCAATCCGCGCCGCACGCAAGTCAGGCCGCCGTTCTCGGGCCTTCATCGACTTTTCAGCACGCCCCCTGTATCCCGGTTCCTGCGCGCCGCGATTCCCGACCCGCGTGCGCGCGTGTCCTCACTGTTCCCGGATCCACGACGATGCCGAACGACGCCACCATCCCGCCGCATCAGACGCCCACCAAGGCCTATCGCAACGAGTCCTTCCTGCTCGGCCGCGAGGGGCGGCCGCTGCGCATCCTGTCGGAGTATCTGGAGCCCCTGAAGCGGCTGCGCGACGCCGGCATCGAGGACACCATCGTCTTCTTCGGCTCCGCCCGCATCCCGCCGCGCGACGTGGCGCAGGAAGCGCTGGACGCGCTGGCAGCCGACGCCAGCGCCGAGGACCGTGCCGCGGCCGAGCGCACGCTCGCCATGTCGGAATACTACGAGGCCGCGCGCGAGCTTGCCCGCCGCCTCGCCTTCTGGGCCGAGCACCTGGGCGGCGGGAACCACCGCTTCGCCATCCTGACGGGCGGCGGCCCCGGCATCATGGAGGCGGCCAACCGCGGCGCGCACGAGGCGGGCGCCCCGTCGATCGGCATGAACATCTCCCTGCCGTTCGAGCAGTATCCGAACCCCTACATCAGCAAGGGGCTGGCGTTCGAGTTCCATTACTTCTTCATGCGCAAGTTCTGGCTCGTCTACATGTCCAAGGCGGCTGTCATCATGCCGGGCGGCATGGGCACGCTGGACGAGTTCTTCGAGCTTCTGACCCTCGTGCAGACCGAAAAGATCCGCCGCAAGCTGCCGATCGTCCTGTTCGGCCGGTCGTATTGGGAGCCCATTCTGAACTTCCAGCCCATGGCATCCTCTGGCACGATCTCTCCAGAAGATCTCGCGCTCTTCCACGTCACCGATTCCGTGGACGATGCGTGTTCCTGGCTGCAGGCGCAGTTGAAGTCCTGGGCCGTGGACAATCCGGGCGGCGGCCTCGACCAGTGGCTCGACCCCATCGCCTGACGAAGGCAAGACAAGAAGGAAACCGCCCCGCATGAGCCGCCTCGACAGCGTCATCCGCCGGTTGTCCGCACAGCGCGACATCCTGAACACGATGCCGGAGCGGCTGAAGGCGCTGCCAGGCCCGGTCCTCGAGGTCGGTCTCGGCAACGGACGCACCTACGACCATCTGCGCGGGCTGTTTCCGGGGCGGGAGATCT is drawn from Futiania mangrovi and contains these coding sequences:
- the thpD gene encoding ectoine hydroxylase, which codes for MQHVEDLYPTRKDGREHIIDRRDPVIWGEPEADLPSGLPEDRLKQFARDGYLVVPDVFSQDEVALMQAELDRLAADRDVRAREEAVLEPDSEIVRSLFAPHRFSPLFDRVARDRRLTDPIRQMLADDLYLHHARVNVKPAFDGRSFAWHSDFETWHAEDGLPRMRAVTGWIMLTENTPSNGPLMLIPGSHKIFVGCPGETPDDHYKTSLRRQKLGVPHADTLREMARKGGIAGAYGKPGTVVFHECNTLHGSPDNMSPWDRRNLMFVYNAWSNRPVGKPFSARKPRPAFLSERPDAPLVPAEGPLAQA
- a CDS encoding c-type cytochrome, with product MTVSRTILAAALAALVAGPALADGDAAKGEKVFNKCKACHMVGENAKNRVGPELNGIVGAEIASVDGFKYSDAFQSKKAEGLVWTEDNLDAYLADPRGFIPKNKMGFAGLKKEDDREDVIAYLKQFQ
- a CDS encoding HPF/RaiA family ribosome-associated protein → METPLQITFKNTDPSPAVEARIREKAARLERFYDRITSCRVTVEAPDKHHRKGGLFRVMVDLGVPGNEIVVGGTGPQNHAHEDVYVALRDSFEAAERALKAHARKMRGDVKAHDVPDHGRVASLFDDHGFVAMAGGPEVYFHRNAVTDGSFDKLSVGDEVRIVVAEKEGVAGPQASAITPVGKHHIVDR
- the acsA gene encoding acetate--CoA ligase translates to MPWEPIDKRPDADAVAPNLDDYDRVRASFEWEDARAALGLAPGGPVNIAHAAVDRHVNAGRGDRLALRWLGRAGEVRDFTYADLARESARFARLLTDLGVRRGDVVFSLLGRVPELYLAVLGTLKMGAVYSPLFSAFGPEPVRSRMEIGGARVLVTTRTFYERKVAPWRDALPGLEHVLLTDAEGDPPPGTRDLHALLADTPADVETAETGAEDLALLHFTSGTTGKPKGAMHVHEAVVAHHATGRFALDLHEGDIFWCTADPGWVTGTSYGIVSPLTVGCTMIVDQAEFDAERWYATLQDQKVTVWYTAPTAIRMLMKIGGELPARFDLSRLRFLASVGEPLNPEAVVWSNRVFGRPFHDNWWQTETGGIMIANYASATVKPGSMGRPLPGIEAAVVERRDDGTVALLDTPMAVGELALKRGWPSMFRGYLNQQARYEKAFAGIWYLTEDLVQRDGDGYFWFVGRADDMIKSAGHLIGPFEVESALMEHEAVAEAGVIGVPDERMGEAVKAFVALKPGFEDTETLRRDLLAHARKRLGPAVAPREIAVRPGLPKTRSGKIMRRLLKARELGLPEGDTSTLEENGR
- the pdhA gene encoding pyruvate dehydrogenase (acetyl-transferring) E1 component subunit alpha, which codes for MTGAGTKVHLTREHGLALLAQMLRIRRFEERCAELYTQEKIRGFLHLYIGEEAVATGVMETLTPEDRIVATYREHGHALARGISMNAVMAEMYGKAAGCSRGRGGSMHLFDRETNFYGGNAIVGGGLPMAVGLALADRMQDRAALTCCFFGEGAAAEGEFHESMNLAALWKLPVLFVCENNLYAMGTRLDLSEAETDIAAKARGYAMPAEAVDGMDVVAVEAAARRLGTEIREGGGPRFLECRTYRFRAHSMFDPQLYRTKEEVEAWTERDPIARLRAWLEEVRYLHAGDLDRIEAETADEVEAAVAFAEAAEWEPVEDLMTDVGAEART
- a CDS encoding alpha-ketoacid dehydrogenase subunit beta, producing the protein MSVTTYREAVRAAIREAMQKDERVFLMGEDVGHYGGCYAVSKGLLEEFGPERIRDTPLSESAFTGAGIAAAMAGMRPIVEVMTVNFSLLALDQIMNTAATIRHMSGGQFRCPVVIRMATGAGRQLAAQHSHSLEGWYAHIPGIRVLAPATLEDARGMLWTALDDPDPVLIFENALLYNMEGELADDAGAVDIDRAAIRREGHDITLLTYGGSLGKTLAAAEQLEGDGISAEVIDLRTLRPLDEGTILASVARTRRAIVVDEGWRTGSLAAEVSARIMEGAFWELDAPVGRVCSAEVPIPYAQHLEAAAIPQVPGIVAAARAAMGR